The Cydia pomonella isolate Wapato2018A chromosome 22, ilCydPomo1, whole genome shotgun sequence genomic interval TGGGATCTGGTGGAAAATAAAGATTTGTTGAAGGTGCAATACTCTGAGACCTctctctgttttttttttaatatgagggTCGCAATTAAGAATAATACACCTGTTAGGAAGCCTTTAGATTACCGTAACCTATATAAACCTCTTGAATTTCAAGCATCTGAAGTCTACTGTGTCCGTTTACCATTATGTAgtctgtatgcttgtttgctacagtttaataaaataaaaacagcttTACAGTATAAAATACCATCATTTcagaataaaatattgtttgccGACTTTTCCTAGAGCAAATCTCCTACATTTGCTCTCAAAATAGGTTAAGTGCTTTACACACTAAGTACCCAAATAATTAGGAGATTTCCTCAATTTCTCTAAGTTCCCATAATCAAATCTTGGCATGATGAATCAGTGATATCTGTGAATCAAGATATCTGGCCCTTACCTAGTTGTCAGTGTcacaatgcaaaaaaaaacaaatgttaccGCCATCTCCATCCAGTTCAGCCATATTGCGAGCAGCGCGCACGCGCGAATGCGATCGTCCATTTTGCCCTCATCTTGAAGAAACTACTGCGCGCGAACATAAAATAATTGCCAATTATTTTACAGCCTTGACCATAACTTTTTATACGTAGATAAAAAATGtccttgtaattattttatatttgatttaaGTTTTGgcggtttttattattacaagcttttatgtaacttggatgttagtgtgggtcaaatcttcaAGACTTTTGGCCCACTCCCCCACCACACTCCCCAATTtacgattgagctgaaattatgtatacatatgtaaatcggatggcaatgcaatattatgaagACATGGatttgatctgatgatgaagacagaaggtggccataggagctttgtgataaaacaacgcaaactaattgtgtctGGCTATGgctgtttggggtttttagaattgtctcgatgagtattagatgcctgtggaaagaaaattaggtacagtcagcgataaaaacttgtaccaaaaatgaaattgttgCCAAAAACTTCTCTTGCCggatttttaaccgacttcaataagGAAGAGGTTCTAAATTCCTCTTgatcttttttatatatatgcGCCGTTCTCCCCCGTTTTCGTAGATTGCTGGATCGATTTGGAAaatgattaattttaatttgatactAGAGTACCTCTCCATACCTATACATAGTGTGGCCTGCAACAGGGGCAAATACCACATTTCTAATAATTGATGTCTATCATATCCTTTCTTATATGGGCtgttatatacatttttgtaaTGCGTCTAATCGTAATTTATTATgcttaagtaaataattttaaggatTTTCAAGgaaaataacaaagaaaaaaaccGAAGTCGATTAACACtttatattctttaaaatacacATCTAGACTTGTAgatttcatcacaatacatgtatttaagtatatttatacaACATTATTGCACTTggatacatttctaaatatttttgaattacCTAAAGCGTTGTGGTAACTGTAATTAAACATATTAGGTACAAGTACAAACGTATTTTAAGGAACTAAAAACAAGGATTTTAACTGTACAGTAGCTTgatgagtataaaataatataaggtCAACCGGGTTAAATGCGTAACTTGGGTTAAATGCGTCTATTGAAGATATCTTCTAAACGGAACAATTTAGAACTACTGCAATTTGAAACCCTCTATGTTCGAAGTATGGTTACCAAACTTTTAATGTAGTCggttataatagttataatatgtTGCATGTCGAAGATATCTTCAATAGACGCATTTACACCAGGTGACGCATTTATCCCGTTTGACTATACGTCATACTAGATAAACCTAGTagatctatttttttattatgttgtgtaaataaatgtatacatttttatctCGGAAAAAGtcattgttataaataaacaacaaacatacaattaaatttttttttttaattttttgtctcgTATGATTTAAACGTATGCATGTAGATGATTTAATGGCTTGTAAATTAAATCGAAGATCTTTAATAATTCAGTATTCGACCcgaggcctaccgcaaaaaacgcaaatatacattttgctatctgcctctctatcgctcttgcatattcaagcGATAGAGGCAGtcaaagaaatttcgatttacGTTTTTCGCGGACGGGATctctaataaaatacaaaaaaaaactattatgtgATTCATTTCTTTGTAtaggtaaaacaaaaaaaatcatgacatttaactgatttttcaattatccatacaaaatataaatacgtgtTTAAATTGTTCTTTGATCAGAAGCATAAAAGTGCTCGAGTATTCATGAAAATTAACCACCTCACTGCTGCCTCGCTTGCCAAAGTTATAAGGGGCCCATTAGGTCTTTGCACATTGTAGGCTAAGTAAACGCATTAAGTGTACTATACAATGTGTCCTTGTCCgcttgataaatatcaaatccCATTTATTGGATTGAACCGATACACAAACAGTCAAGTCATCAGTCGTATTCATTCAGGTATCTGCATTAATTAAATACGTTGTAACTGCAGATAGGGCAGGTTTTTTTCTGAATATAAGGATAATATTGCTCGTCAGCTGTCAAAGTGGTGTGGTGTAGGGCCCTTTAGGTTGTCACCACATATTTCAACATACAGTTGGCTTTAGCAGTCATTCTTAACTGATCGATATCGTTGTCGATAGAATATAGCCATAGTGGTCTGTAGCCAAGCACGCCAATTGACGTCTTTGccggtcaaagggttaaggtTTAACCCACAGAATCGGTTTAACCTGTAATGTGGTAAATGTCCACTTTCAGTGTTTTTAACACTACCACTTTACCGTAACACAAACGAATATTGCTTGTGCCAGGGACAACCTACATGTATAAAtggataggtattttaaaataaagtacattCTGTCAGAACTACGCTAGTCGTATTACTCTTTCCGCCTATCCCCACGTGTCTCCTATCCTGTCACTCTGCAGAGCTCTGTCCGTATTCTGGAAGTACTAGGACCCTTGATTCCTAGTACCTACTTTGGAAACCGTTAAACTGATTCTGTGTCGATAAATGCTGTGacacacttaaaataaattgtatgattaCTATTCAACTGTTTTCACGGTTATCAATGCTATGTATATGTATCTTTTAAGTCTAGCATTGCAGAATGCGTGTCTAGGCTAAAGACAAGCATACTTACTCTAGTTATTTATACAAAACGCCATTTTGGAAGCCCTTTGggtttaaatttaggtaaaCAGATCGCTTTCATAACAAATATCCTTTGTGTATTAAAGTATCATCgagttttcattattttattgtctttttaCTGAAGTCTAATAATAACTACTCTAAATTTTGCATTATACAAGGTGTGGCATGCAATAGAGACAAATAGTATTCACAAACTTGTTACAATTTCTCTCTTTCGTCATTTCATCTTAATATTGACTGTTCAGACAATTTTTGGAATGTGTCATAAACTTATCTTTTATAAACCAAAATCGATAGTTGTgctttttatagaaaattgaaACAACATTATGTATTCCTATAATACTTACTTCAACGATCTGTCTACCTAAAATTAGATTAAGAATTTTCACATATCCCCTCCATTCAAAGTACATATATAACGTAGCTAacatgtataataattatattttctataatacaatataatcaACAACAGTTATTTATAATGGTATGTTGTCCTTGGAAGACTCGTtacataattaaaatgaataaattgtatACGTAGCGTTTTTTAATCCAttccaatttaatttaaatttgtgtatataatgtataatgtaAATCTAAATGTGTCTTTATAATTGATTAAAActaatcatttaaaataacactacgAGGAATGGTgcaatcttaaaaataaatctaggTAAATATCtactttgttatttttacaaaagtTTTGGTTTAGGTTCTGAGATATCTCGAATAGTTTAATCAGTTTTGATGATTCACTAATGTTCCggtattgatattatattttaggttttacatctgtatgtatgtatatgtatttttgccTTATACTCAGTACTCAGAGGTCGACCAAACATGTGTGATACACATGTGTCGatcttttaaaatgtaatattatattctttgtTTGATAATATTTCTATGTACGTTTACGGCATTTTAGTAGCTTAGTCAACTTTTATTACTAGGTACTATAtatttagataggtatttcatttttttttttatggtagaggaggcaaacgagcagacggatcacctgatggtaagcgattaccgccgcccatggacacctgcaacaccagaggggttgtaagtgcgttgccggcctttaagatgggagtacgctcatGAGAGTGGTGTCATGGGAGTGGTTCATGAGAGAGTTTCCCAAGTGTCATGGAGTTCCTTCCTTAATTTTGTCTAAgtaccgtttttttttaaattttagctttaattctaattacaaaatgtataattgCTGTGAACTGTACTCGTACTTTATTGCTTTTGGGAATTGGTTTCAAGATATCTCAGGTCGTGTACTAAATAGGCGACATAATTCTACGTATACCTTTTGGCTATCAGATAAGAAATTCTGGAAGCCTATAAAAATTAGTGCAATTCCGAagtctttttaaatattatcagtataattatgtataataatatgaatCTGCCTCAAATATCATATAAGCAATTATCAGCTAGTCAGTTTATCAATAATTGGAAGACTTCGTTGTTAAATAACATCGAAAAATTAAGCATTTTGGAAGACTTTAGATTAAGTATTAtcttttattactttaatttcCTAACCTTTTAACCATATAATTCATTGGAAGACAACGTGAACAACTTTTGATAACATAAAAATTAGCTTTGCGTTCTTAAACACTAAACAGATCTAGAATACAAACATTATCCATCACATCTCTAAATGATTACTCGTTTAAACATTATGAACCTTTTCTGCGACAAAACCGTATTTACGAAGTCTGCGATTATCTAAAAATAGTTCAACAATTATCTAAAACTACTTATTCAAAATTAGAACGGAAGACCGATCTGGAAAGCCTTAATCAAAGCTGAACCTGAGTCGTACATGCCGATAACTCCAAAAAGAACCCCTAAACATATGATGAAGTAGTTGTAGGCGACCGTCTGGCTATCCAGGTATGGGCCTTTCAGTTTCAAGTGGAAATAAGCCGGCCATATGAAGCTCAACATCGTACCAGTGAAGCTTCCAATAAAGCCCATCAGAATAGCAAAGTGTGGGATGAATATCGCCATCAAGACTGTGAACATGACAACACCCAGCCGCCAAGCGAGGCCCCAAACTTTTAATTCTCCATCCAAAGCATAGATCACAGGGAAAAGTGTCTTAGGCCGACCCCTAAACAGTGCACGTTCCAACAGATCGCAGGCAGCATAGTACGGTAACGGGTAACTAAGAATAGCTTTGACCACTAGGAAAAAGTTTACAAGTCCCTTGAATCCAGAAGAGCGGAGATTGTTAGTTATAACCTGTTGAGTATCGTTTTGGAAAGTCAGGAAGCACACGTATCCGAACACGGACTTGAAAGCGGCAGCCGCGATGTGTGACCACTTCAACATCCACTCAAACTTGCCCGGATCTTCCATGTTGCCTTCTAGAGTAGGGAGGAATATCTGAGATGTGTAAGAGAACACGATCACACCCAGACTTATCGGGAAGTTCTCAAAATCTAGACTCCATTTGACTTTACCCCAGCCCCAATCTCCGATGTACAGGATACAGTACCCAAGCACAATAGCGTTGATAATTAAGTGGCTCATGGTACACCAGAATGAGAGCATACTGACGCTTTGAAGAGATTTCAAGAAAGCCAAAGGTAAAAGGAAGATGCCGGTGAGCATCATCCAAGATCGAGTGTCGATGGAGCCATCAGGGAAGGTTCCTATCATCAAATCGCCGCAGACAACGACGTAGAGAATGCAGGTCATGACAAGTTCAATGATTTGAGCAATGTTAACGATCCTAGCACCATATTTGCGGCCGAAGCACTCCTTAGCGATGCTGACGTAGGAGTCGCGGACGCGGACGCGTCGTCCCGTGGCCGGGTCGTCCTCGTATAGGCACTCGACGAGGATGCGGCCGGTATAGCAGCAGATATGAGCGATGCCGATCATGGCCGCGATGGCCCAGTAGCCGCCTTGGAGAACGGCGAACGGTAGAGATACTACGAACATGCCCTGTGGaagaaaataacaatgaaaGTTGGTGTCAATTACGTCAAACATTATAACAGAACTCGAACATTTGTTTTTCGTAATTAACTGTATTTAAGTCAGCAAATTATTTGACAGATTTATTTTCCCCCATTATTTAGATGTGTTCCCGAGTTCAGATTACCAATTGTCAGTTCTTGCTTTCggaaaaaatgcaatttttactGATTGTCTGTCTTAGTAGATAGTTGTCCCAGTCTATACTTTGTTCCAGTGTTTAAAATTATCCACTGTAAGTATTAGATCACCCAACCCAGTGTTCCAAAAAGTTAAGTTACAAAATTGACTGTTTCTTAAAATGCTCAGTACCATAAAAGTTCAGGCTGGAAACTTGATGATGCTCAGTGTAATGACAAGTTTAGGCAGTATTTAGTATAGTACAGAACAGATCCGATAGCAGTGGCTAATTTGAATCTTGTTCGGGATTATCCACTGCTATTGGATTCATGAAAATAAGAAAATGGTCTTCACCATACCGTATTCCACTGGTTTCATTATCATCATATACCTGAATAGCATTGGTGACGTTCCAGGCAGCTTGGAACTCGTTGATCTTGCAACCCGGCTTGCCACCGCCTTCTTCAAAACCACCCTCTTCTGAAGAAGCATAGAAGTCAACGCTCTGCATACTTTGAGTCCTGAAATTACCAATTTTGTAAGTATAACGTGCTGACTGATGTAGAAGTCCTTAAACTCTCCAATTACACAAGATGACAACAGAATTGTAGTACTCATTTGGGATGTTGAATGTCTGCCATATATGCTACGTACCAGGAAAGCATTTGTTAGGATCTACAATTAAAAACATAGCGTTTCAACGCATCGCTCGCCAATTAACGTTTTAATATAGATGGCGCTTCTAGAACAAAAGATTTCACACTTATTGACCTGAGAGCCACGGGCAGGCATCCGCTTCGTTTTTGCGGGCTGGATTTGTAGGCAGTCTGTCAACACTTTTAGCCTAAAGTTATCAAAGCTATATTCATCTTTGTCGATACGGTAATAGTGGAAGACTAAGATACCTTGGTGCCCCCTGCTGCTAGAAATGTTCTGGTAGCTGGTAAAGAAATACTTAGCTTGGCAGATCTCCGCTGAGAAACGGATTGGTTGGATTCATCTCTCATTGAGCCAACGGAGAAAGAGAGAAGAGTGTGTGTTGGTGGGAGAAGACATACCTTGGTGCCTCCTGTTGCGGGAACGTGTTCTGATAGCTGGTGAATGAGTCCTCAGCCTGTAGATCTCCGCTGAGAAACGGGTTGGTAGGATTCGTCGATTGATACGACGGCGACGTGGTTTCGTTCATTGTTGACAGCTCGCAGCTTTCACCCATATCTGGTAATAAATGTTCACTCTCATAGTTAATAAATGTTCACTATTAgaacagtcaaaagatttaatttgtgacccatttcgcaTCTTCTCAAAGTGACTATAGTATGAGGGCTCTAGCTACTTTCATGTTGTTAGTAGTGACAAGTTACTAAATGGgttacaaattaaatcttttgactgtaccagATGAGCCACTTATAAGAAACAATAGGTGTTGTCCCTTATTAAACTtttaatatgtgtataaaagACGTGTAGAGACGAGAGACGTGATAGTGCCTGAGTCATAATGCATTATTGGGATTAAATTGCCAAAACCAACCCCAAACTTCTTTAAAATTCAACCGGAAAAACTGTAAGAAGAAAAAGATGGAAATAACAAATACCAAAAAGTTAATGCACAACAAAATAACGTCGGTCACACTATGTAAGTATAAGTAGTTAAGCCATTCAGCATTTCGAAAGTAAAGGAAGTCTAGGGTTTCGTAGACAGccagaaacccttatagtttcgcaatGTCCgcctgtccgtccgtcctcggctttgctccgttatcgttagtgctagaaagctgcaatttggtatggatacataaatcatgcatggcgataAAGaggtaaattaaaaactacaaaaaaatttttttaggggaacctcccatacaaacagatatttttttaatacctaggTCTTTCAAAAGAAATACGGGTcttcaataataattttttcataaatttaatattttccgAAATAAAcactgaaagaaaaataaaatatcacccCAAAAAATACGAAAGAAATCCTAAAAtataaagcttagtaaatactttcaatgaaaactatagcgaacatatcggtctagccgtttttgagtttagtaaaaaatatttcttagtaAAGAGCGTACAAAGCGATGCGAAGGGACGCCCTtatacttgtaatgtacatgatacttaaactaattaatagcccccgatggcctgttctgacagaatggtaactgaAACgttacactgagcatggcccgacatgctcttggccgattttatcGTAATAAAAAACGTCTTCTATTTCTATTTTCCTCCTTTTCACCTCGTAATCCTGATTTATCAACGTATATTGAATCTTAACTTTTTAACTTAATACGTCTCAAAACAAATCTTTGTTTAGTAGTTTAGTaatcttctttcttttttcctcgcgttgtcccggcattttgccacggctcatgggagcctggggtccgcttgacaactaatcccaagatttggcgtagacacaagtttttacggaagcgactgccatctgaccttccaacctagagggtaaactaggccttgttgggattagtccggtttcctcacgatgttttccttcaccgaaaagcgactggtaaatatcaaatgatatttcgtacataagttccgaaaaactcattggtacgagccggggtttgaacccgcgacctccggattacaagtcgcacgatcttgccgctaggccaccagtgcttccTTAGTAGTTTGGTAATCAAAGCTTTATTTCATACTACGGTAAATATGGTAATACCAAATGATAACTAAAATTTTACGTTGCGTGACATTcgttttaatgatttattattatctattgttattattattatataaattaaatttagaaaataagtAACACCTACCTATATCGTAAAATAAGAGTTTTTCGCCTATAAGTTACATAATATTTAGAAATTGTGTTAAGCTCATGACTTCATGGTTAGGTGGTTTTGGGTTTACTCGGGCTCACGTTGTATAAGAACGAATATGCTGTATCAATAGGTCGGTTCGCGAATGATATACGAAATGTTAGAGAATTCAGTACAAATCTCGCGCTAATGAATCTACCAATTGCTATCTACAGTATCTACTCGTACCTAggaacatttattttaagttttctaAGGTTTTATGAGGACCCCTGGatattaaattgaattgaaaatattgatttcaGATTTACATCCAAATTTGTTAGTACAACTTAGGAACGAATGTAAATTTTGTACACAATATTACAACCATTTACAACTATAGAACCacgccataatgacttctacgacagtgcttattgagtgatgcatgtcatgtatctAGTAgataaagcgacaaggttctatagtggcctaggattcaaattggttgactgtacatacctaaACTATGTTCTAAATTTAAGAAAGCGCGTAGGCGAATCCAATGCGCCAGTATAGGATTCTCAACCCTCTCTGCAATGACCTCTAGAATGCTGTTGGAACTGCTCCTAAGCCTGCCcatcatcgagacaattttctTTCGCCTCGGCGAACATATTAAAGTGCTAATTTAAGTAAGTTCGGGTTCCACAGacatagtaagtaagtaaatattctttattgtgcaccatacatttaaaaatagacaggaaatgaaaaaacacgtaaaagttaggtaacaacaggcggtcttatcgctaagaagcgatctcttccagacaaccttacaTATTTTCAGCTAGCTTAGAACAAAACGCATATagggtgtaaatttagtcacctAAATTAATTTACGCtgtgaatatataggttataccgaacaaattttatttacggGGCCAACCCCGAATTCGAGAAAAAAAACTGACTCTCCCATCAAAAATGTCAACGtcattaaaaatgtatgaaacagccaattttcaTGATTTCGGggtatagtaaaagttgctcagtatgacctatatattcacataGTAAATGATTGCAGTGACTAAATTTGCATCCTGTATAAATGTCATTAAAGATCGTCTAAGCTAACTTGCACCGATTTGATAGAACAAAGcatgcatttcattaatttcagtgattgtacacttgttgtttgtgtttgtcattcattcaccgttacttctgttttactcatttcctcaaaggttaactggaagagatcccatacagggataagttcgcctttgttgtatttaatttactctgtaactgtgtttttcgtgtttatatttctatgtacaataaagttgatactgactgtactagACAAACACAAACAGAGACAAATGATAGTAGTGAGGTACGATCGACACGAGCCAGAAGGTTGCCACAACATCTGTTTGACTATATTCTGGACTAGAGTAGCTTAACCTTCCGGTTCTTCCCGTTTGGGAGTGTGACGTATTCTGCTCCGCATtacaaaaaggttttatttatggtttacttttcatgtattattttctatttggttTTAGAACCATGTCACggtaaaatagaataatttgaAATGTATGTAACCATGGCAGTCTGAAAATATCGTCGTAACAGCGATGACCTATTAACTGTaattctttaaatatatttttgtgttcagTTTATCCaagtgtttcaataaataacgcgAGTTCAtcacataataattatgtaatatctgtgaaatacatacatacatacaaagcaacgtcataatttcatagaaattttacattaatgatgacgccctttgtcattgcaaatggtATGCAAAGTTAACTTGATTCGACTCTATCCGAATTCGAACCCGGGGCCTCCAGCTTTTAAAGCAAGTTCACTGCTCACTTATGCCGTTTGCTAACTAGCAAGAACATCAAGAGCAAAATGGGATTGTGTAAATAATAATCGAACCATGAAATTATCCTAAAACGGTTCTTTCAATATATGTTTGGAGTAAATCTAAATGTTTTCTGTCCAGGGAAAAATGGACGTCATGGTAATTACGTTGTCATTGCTCGGTATTGACAACTACCAATAAATTGCAACGACAAATTGGTAATCAGATTGCTTCATATCTTACCTTGATTAGCGAATCTAACGGCCTGCGGTGGACGCGGCGGCGGTCCAGGTTTATCAGGCATCTGCTGCCTTACCGTCTGCATCGCCACCTCCAAAGCATTCTTGATCGGGGGCAACTTAAACCGACCCAAATTCATCTTGACTAACTTGGAAGACTGGTTAACACTTATATTTTACACACTTAATCTAATGGAAGACTTCTTTACTAAGCTAAATTTATCCTACCCCGACCGAACGGCCATTTTAGAATTTTCGAACGTTCATTCTGAAAACACTTACGTTATGTTCTTAATTTGAACACTTTTATAAATCACTGTGTTTTGTTTCTTGGGGTGTTTTAAAGGGTTTAGGGTTATTTTTGATTGggttttatcattttttaaagtattttctgtGCGTTTAGCCGTTCGGCGCGGATACTAGGGGCGGAGTCTGCGCGATGCTGCGTGCTGGACCGATCGATAGGTATGTGAACGTCTTTAGGGTGAGATTTAAAAGTATCTACACGATTTTGCACTTTATCTCTTTAGACATACGTTACAAAGTGTTTAGATGTGAATAAACCTGTCTGAACCCCCGATTTGAGGAAAAAAGACAGTTAAGTATTAAGCTGACATAGACTTGTGACGTTTTTCTTAGGAAGCGAAGGTGTACGTGTGAATTGTGTGATGCTCATTGCCTATTAATACTTTTAGGATTGTTTTCTTGGTGCGAAGAACAATTCATGTTCAaagatcagagggcctaccgcgaaccacgttcgacgtgttgcctctctgtcgcacttgtacattCGTACCTACGTAAGCGTGagagggaggcaacacgtcgaacgtggttcgcggtaggccttctgatataacaaataagtttatgtaaaaaaaattgatacaaGCTCTTATCGCCGACTAATTTTtgcaacaggcaactaataacCATAAAGGTCTAACAAAAGAAGCACAATTAGGTTGGTTGTTTTATcagagttcctgtggccacctcctgtctccatcatcataagatcagctcgatgatacTATGATACTGCAATGTCCCCCAACACATATGCATGTAAAGTTTGAGCTCAATCGAATAGTGGGAACTGGGAactgggtctaatttagcttgcaagatttgacccgaataAACATTGCaagtaataaaaactataataaatctatgataaacgtaaaaaaaatcttacaaattattcaaattcattgtcattgtaagcgatcgacatcaaaatcaaagtgatttgttaagatttagttaatggaaaacgttttctctcgaaatggaatttcatagaaaaagta includes:
- the LOC133530025 gene encoding vesicular inhibitory amino acid transporter — protein: MNLGRFKLPPIKNALEVAMQTVRQQMPDKPGPPPRPPQAVRFANQDMGESCELSTMNETTSPSYQSTNPTNPFLSGDLQAEDSFTSYQNTFPQQEAPRTQSMQSVDFYASSEEGGFEEGGGKPGCKINEFQAAWNVTNAIQGMFVVSLPFAVLQGGYWAIAAMIGIAHICCYTGRILVECLYEDDPATGRRVRVRDSYVSIAKECFGRKYGARIVNIAQIIELVMTCILYVVVCGDLMIGTFPDGSIDTRSWMMLTGIFLLPLAFLKSLQSVSMLSFWCTMSHLIINAIVLGYCILYIGDWGWGKVKWSLDFENFPISLGVIVFSYTSQIFLPTLEGNMEDPGKFEWMLKWSHIAAAAFKSVFGYVCFLTFQNDTQQVITNNLRSSGFKGLVNFFLVVKAILSYPLPYYAACDLLERALFRGRPKTLFPVIYALDGELKVWGLAWRLGVVMFTVLMAIFIPHFAILMGFIGSFTGTMLSFIWPAYFHLKLKGPYLDSQTVAYNYFIICLGVLFGVIGMYDSGSALIKAFQIGLPF